A stretch of the Lactuca sativa cultivar Salinas chromosome 9, Lsat_Salinas_v11, whole genome shotgun sequence genome encodes the following:
- the LOC111881137 gene encoding zinc finger protein CONSTANS-LIKE 2: MYGHSDQNNDSYTFPPEFLAGLGPVAPIPQPYATADCFLPPPPLAIPPYELDSVYATSSGGYDSPSYTASPSIAIQRSGSSHSITSHFHNNRFFNQLVSSPTELMDSEGSSSTTMRRVFSAEDLQGTNMVQNHYHRSESPLSSESNSIIESMNKACRYSPDEKKERIERYRNKKTQRNFTKKIKYVCRKTLADSRPRIRGRFARNDEIEKAIEHQCTSQGGTEEGFYDEDDDNWMNNFIDSFPPNLIP; the protein is encoded by the exons ATGTACGGACACAGTGATCAAAACAATGACTCATATACCTTCCCACCAGAATTTCTCGCAGGACTAGGACCAGTGGCACCGATACCTCAGCCGTATGCGACTGCCGATTGCTTCCTACCACCACCACCTTTGGCCATTCCTCCATACGAGTTGGACTCAGTGTATGCAACAAGCAGTGGAGGATATGACTCTCCGAGTTATACTGCAAGTCCGAGCATAGCAATACAAAGGAGTGGTAGTAGCCATTCGATTACTAGTCACTTCCATAATAACCGCTTCTTTAATCAACTCGTTTCGTCCCCTACTGAGTTAATGGACTCAGAGGGGAGCAGTTCCACCACCATGCGAAGGGTTTTCAGCGCAGAAGATTTGCAG ggAACAAATATGGTGCAAAATCACTATCACCGATCAGAAAGTCCATTGTCAAGTGAAAGCAATAGTATCATAGAAAGCATGAACAAAGCCTGTCGTTATTCGCCAGATGAGAAAAAGGAAAGAATCGagaggtacagaaataagaaaaCCCAACGCAATTTCACCAAGAAAATAAAG tatgTATGTAGGAAAACATTGGCAGATAGCAGACCTCGTATAAGAGGAAGATTTGCCAGGAATGATGAAATTGAAAAAGCAATAGAGCATCAGTGCACGAGTCAAGGAGGCACAGAAGAAGGATtctatgatgaagatgatgacaattggatgaacaattttattgATTCATTCCCACCAAATCTCATTCCATAA